A region from the Vicia villosa cultivar HV-30 ecotype Madison, WI linkage group LG3, Vvil1.0, whole genome shotgun sequence genome encodes:
- the LOC131660899 gene encoding serpin-ZX-like isoform X1 has product MDLRESITHQTNVSFTIANHLFSKVSHQDKNVVLSPLSLQVVLSIIAAGSDGPTQQQLLEFLKSKSTDHLNSLTSQLVSVVLSDAAPAGGPLLSFIDGVWIEQTLSLQPSFKEIVSTDFKANLSSVDFQNKAVEVSNEVNLWAEKETNGLIKELLPEGSVNSSTRLIFANALYFKGAWSDKFDASSTKDNDFHLLNGSSVKVPFMTSKKKQLIREFNDFKVLGLPYKRGEDKRQFSMYFFLPNAKDGLSALVEKVASESELLDHKLPSEKVEVGDFRIPRFKISFGLETSDVLKELGVVLPFSTGGLTKMVDSLQGQNLCVSNIFHKSFIEVNEEGTEAAAATAATVLLRSMRVPSPIDFVADRPFLFVIREDLTGTILFVGQVLNPLVE; this is encoded by the exons ATGGATCTCCGTGAATCAATAACCCACCAAACAAACGTTTCCTTCACCATCGCCAACCATTTGTTCTCCAAAGTATCTCATCAAGATAAGAACGTCGTGTTATCTCCACTTTCGCTCCAAGTTGTTCTTAGCATCATCGCTGCTGGCTCCGACGGTCCCACACAACAACAGCTTCTTGAATTTCTCAAATCCAAATCCACCGATCATCTCAACTCCCTCACCTCTCAGCTCGTTTCCGTCGTCCTCTCCGATGCCGCTCCCGCCGGCGGACCTCTCCTCTCTTTCATCGACGGTGTCTGGATTGAACAAACCCTATCGCTTCAACCTTCCTTCAAAGAAATCGTGTCTACTGACTTCAAAGCCAATTTGTCATCCGTCGATTTCCAGAACAAG GCTGTTGAAGTGAGCAATGAAGTGAATTTATGGGCTGAAAAAGAGACTAATGGCCTCATTAAAGAACTTCTTCCTGAAGGATCAGTCAATAGCTCAACCAGGCTCATCTTTGCTAATGCATTATACTTTAAAGGAGCATGGAGTGACAAGTTTGATGCTTCTTCAACGAAAGATAACGATTTTCATCTTTTGAATGGTAGCTCTGTCAAGGTTCCCTTCATGACCAGCAAGAAGAAGCAGCTTATTAGAGAATTCAATGATTTTAAAGTCCTTGGTCTTCCTTATAAGCGAGGTGAAGATAAGCGTCAATTCTCTATGTATTTTTTTCTTCCGAATGCAAAAGATGGATTGTCAGCTTTGGTTGAGAAAGTGGCTTCTGAATCTGAGTTACTTGATCATAAACTCCCTTCTGAGAAAGTGGAAGTAGGTGATTTCAGGATTCCAAGATTCAAAATTTCATTTGGGCTTGAAACTTCTGATGTACTGAAAGAGTTAGGAGTGGTTCTACCTTTCTCTACGGGAGGTTTGACGAAAATGGTGGACTCTCTTCAGGGTCAAAACCTTTGTGTTTCTAATATATTTCATAAGTCTTTCATTGAAGTGAATGAAGAAGGCACAGAAGCTGCTGCGGCCACAGCAGCAACAGTACTGTTAAGGAGTATGCGTGTTCCATCTCCAATAGACTTTGTAGCTGACCGTCCTTTCTTATTTGTGATAAGAGAAGACTTGACAGGAACGATCCTCTTTGTTGGCCAGGTGCTCAATCCTCTCGTTGAATGA
- the LOC131660899 gene encoding serpin-ZX-like isoform X2: MDLRESVTNQTNVSFSITNHLFSKESHKYNNIVFSPLSLQLDLSIMAAGSDGPTQQQLLDFLQSKSTDHLNSFASQLVSDVLTDASPAGGPFLSFVDGVWIEQTLSLQPSFKQIVSTDFKANLSSVDFQNKAVEVSNEVNLWVEKETNGLIKELLPIGSVNSSTRLIFANALYFKGIWNNKFNVSLTKDNDFHLLNGSAIKVPFMTSKKRHFIREFNDFKVLGLPYKQGEDKRRFSMYFFLPNAKDGLPALVEKVASESELLDQKLPSEQVGVGDFRIPRFKISFGLETSDVLKELGVVLPFSEGGLTNMVDSVAGQNLYVSNIFHKCFIEVNEEGTEAAAATSRILSRRSRPRRVPRVDFVADHPFLFMIREDLTGTIFFVGQIDRVDAVEVSNEVNLWAEKETNGLIKELLPEGSVNSSTRLIFANALYFKGAWSDKFDASSTKDNDFHLLNGSSVKVPFMTSKKKQLIREFNDFKVLGLPYKRGEDKRQFSMYFFLPNAKDGLSALVEKVASESELLDHKLPSEKVEVGDFRIPRFKISFGLETSDVLKELGVVLPFSTGGLTKMVDSLQGQNLCVSNIFHKSFIEVNEEGTEAAAATAATVLLRSMRVPSPIDFVADRPFLFVIREDLTGTILFVGQVLNPLVE; the protein is encoded by the exons ATGGACCTCCGCGAATCAGTTACCAACCAAACCAACGTTTCCTTCAGCATTACCAACCATTTGTTCTCAAAAGAATCTCATAAGTATAACAACATTGTGTTTTCTCCACTCTCGCTCCAACTTGATCTTAGCATCATGGCTGCTGGCTCTGATGGTCCCACACAACAACAGCTTCTTGACTTCCTTCAATCCAAATCCACCGATCATCTCAACTCCTTCGCCTCTCAACTCGTTTCCGACGTCCTCACCGACGCTTCTCCAGCTGGCGGACCTTTCCTCTCTTTCGTCGATGGTGTATGGATTGAACAGACACTATCTCTTCAACCTTCATTTAAACAAATCGTGTCTACTGATTTTAAAGCCAATTTGTCTTCCGTTGATTTCCAGAACAAG GCTGTTGAAGTGAGCAATGAAGTGAATTTATGGGTTGAAAAAGAGACTAATGGACTCATTAAAGAACTTCTTCCTATAGGATCAGTCAACAGCTCAACCAGGCTCATCTTTGCTAATGCACTATACTTTAAAGGAATATGGAATAACAAGTTTAATGTTTCCTTAACGAAAGATAACGATTTTCACCTTTTGAATGGTAGCGCAATCAAGGTTCCCTTCATGACGAGTAAGAAGAGGCATTTTATTAGAGAATTCAATGATTTTAAAGTCCTTGGTCTTCCTTATAAGCAAGGCGAAGATAAACGTCGATTCTCCATGTATTTTTTTCTTCCGAATGCAAAGGATGGATTGCCAGCTTTGGTTGAGAAAGTGGCTTCCGAATCTGAATTACTTGATCAGAAGCTTCCTTCTGAACAAGTGGGAGTAGGTGACTTCAGGATTCCAAGATTCAAAATTTCATTTGGGCTTGAAACTTCTGATGTACTAAAAGAGTTAGGAGTGGTTTTACCTTTCTCTGAAGGAGGTTTGACAAACATGGTGGACTCTGTTGCGGGTCAAAATCTTTATGTTTCTAATATATTTCATAAGTGTTTTATTGAAGTGAATGAAGAAGGCACAGAAGCAGCGGCGGCCACATCAAGAATATTATCTAGGCGTAGTAGGCCTAGGCGGGTTCCAAGAGTAGACTTTGTAGCTGACCATCCTTTCTTATTTATGATTAGAGAAGACTTGACTGGAACAATCTTCTTTGTTGGTCAG ATCGATCGAGTGGAC GCTGTTGAAGTGAGCAATGAAGTGAATTTATGGGCTGAAAAAGAGACTAATGGCCTCATTAAAGAACTTCTTCCTGAAGGATCAGTCAATAGCTCAACCAGGCTCATCTTTGCTAATGCATTATACTTTAAAGGAGCATGGAGTGACAAGTTTGATGCTTCTTCAACGAAAGATAACGATTTTCATCTTTTGAATGGTAGCTCTGTCAAGGTTCCCTTCATGACCAGCAAGAAGAAGCAGCTTATTAGAGAATTCAATGATTTTAAAGTCCTTGGTCTTCCTTATAAGCGAGGTGAAGATAAGCGTCAATTCTCTATGTATTTTTTTCTTCCGAATGCAAAAGATGGATTGTCAGCTTTGGTTGAGAAAGTGGCTTCTGAATCTGAGTTACTTGATCATAAACTCCCTTCTGAGAAAGTGGAAGTAGGTGATTTCAGGATTCCAAGATTCAAAATTTCATTTGGGCTTGAAACTTCTGATGTACTGAAAGAGTTAGGAGTGGTTCTACCTTTCTCTACGGGAGGTTTGACGAAAATGGTGGACTCTCTTCAGGGTCAAAACCTTTGTGTTTCTAATATATTTCATAAGTCTTTCATTGAAGTGAATGAAGAAGGCACAGAAGCTGCTGCGGCCACAGCAGCAACAGTACTGTTAAGGAGTATGCGTGTTCCATCTCCAATAGACTTTGTAGCTGACCGTCCTTTCTTATTTGTGATAAGAGAAGACTTGACAGGAACGATCCTCTTTGTTGGCCAGGTGCTCAATCCTCTCGTTGAATGA